The following proteins are encoded in a genomic region of Zea mays cultivar B73 chromosome 9, Zm-B73-REFERENCE-NAM-5.0, whole genome shotgun sequence:
- the LOC100279050 gene encoding uncharacterized protein, whose product MAAATLRWVLQLHRDVPRAARFYSEGLDFSVNVCTLRWAELQSGPLKLALMHTNDSNLASQRVYSSMLSFTVPDINSAVSKLMALGAELDGPIKYEIHGKVAALRCIDGHMLGLYEPA is encoded by the exons ATGGCGGCGGCGACGCTCCGGTGGGTGCTGCAGCTGCACCGGGACGTACCGCGGGCAGCACGGTTCTACTCGGAGGGTCTCGACTTCAGTGTAAATGTCTGCACGCTCCGCTGGGCCGAGCTGCAGTCGGGGCCGCTCAAGCTCGCACTCATGCACACCAACGACAG TAATCTTGCATCGCAGAGAGTCTATTCTTCAATGCTCTCCTTCACTGTACCAGACATAAACAGTGCCGTATCGAAGCTAATGGCATTGGGAGCCGAGTTGGATGGGCCAATCAAGTATGAGATCCATGGAAAA GTTGCAGCACTGCGATGCATCGATGGGCACATGCTAGGCCTGTACGAGCCAGCTTGA
- the LOC103638079 gene encoding cysteine synthase — translation MRRESMEAGAGRRGIPSLLKSPAARADESGGATSPQQEHIASDITQLVGWTPLVELKRIAQKDNVDARVVGKLECYQPLCSVKDRSALRMIEDAEERGLISPGATTLVEPTSGNMGIALAYIDLARGYRFVAVMPAEYSLDKQILLRYLGADLVLTDPALGFQGQLDKLEQLRKEIPNAHVLDQFANAANPEAHFRWTGPEIWKDTAGKVDIFVAGSGTGGTVSGVGRYLNNPPLYLKTKNPAVKVVCVEPAESPVISGGKPSRHKIQGVGPGFVPKNLDTSVTDEIVTVTAEDAMANARRLAREEGLLVGISSGANLAACLKVASRQENRGKMIVTVFPSGGERYMSSDLFADAREECVAMTF, via the exons ATGAGAAGAGAGAGCATGGAGGCAGGGGCAGGGAGGAGAGGGATCCCCTCGCTGCTGAAATCGCCGGCGGCGCGGGCTGATGAATCCGGAGGAGCCACTTCGCCGCAGCAGGAGCACATCGCCTCCGATATTACCCAG CTTGTAGGATGGACGCCACTGGTAGAGCTGAAGAGAATAGCCCAGAAGGACAACGTCGACGCCCGAGTCGTCGGCAAGCTGGAGTGCTACCAGCCCCTCTGCTCCGTCAAGGACCGCAGCGCTCTGAG AATGATCGAGGACGCAGAGGAGAGAGGGCTGATCTCGCCTGGCGCCACGACGCTGGTCGAGCCGACGAGCGGCAACATGGGCATAGCCCTGGCGTACATCGATCTGGCCCGAGGCTACAGGTTCGTCGCGGTCATGCCCGCCGAGTACTCGCTCGACAAGCAGATCCTGCTGCGGTACCTGGGGGCCGATTTGGTGTTAACCG ATCCTGCGCTTGGCTTCCAGGGACAGCTCGACAAGCTGGAACAGCTCAGGAAAGAAATACCCAACGCGCACGTTCTTGACCAGTTCGCAAACGCGGCGAACCCTGAAGCGCACTTTAGATGGACTG GGCCTGAGATCTGGAAGGATACGGCAGGCAAAGTCGACATCTTCGTGGCCGGCTCCGGCACGGGAGGCACGGTCTCTGGCGTCGGCAGGTACTTGAACA ATCCGCCACTGTACTTGAAGACGAAGAACCCGGCGGTGAAGGTCGTCTGCGTTGAGCCTGCTGAGAGCCCAGTCATTTCAG GCGGCAAGCCTTCTCGGCACAAGATCCAGGGCGTCGGGCCGGGATTCGTGCCCAAGAACCTGGACACCTCTGTCACCGACGAGATCGTTACGGTGACCGCAGAAGATGCGATGGCGAACGCCAGGAGGTTGGCCAGGGAAGAGGGTCTGCTAGTGGGCATATCGTCTGGGGCGAATCTGGCAGCTTGCCTCAAG GTGGCGTCGAGACAGGAGAACCGAGGGAAGATGATCGTCACCGTGTTTCCTAGCGGTGGCGAGAGGTACATGAGCTCCGATCTCTTCGCGGATGCAAGGGAGGAGTGCGTCGCCATGACCTTCTGA
- the LOC100216991 gene encoding Cysteine synthase, chloroplastic/chromoplastic-like, which translates to MDGEEVGRRGIPTLLKPSSSSSDGSAGEQEHIASDVTQLIGWTPLVELKRIASEAGIDARIVGKMEAYQPLCSIKDRSALRMIEDAEERGLISPGVTTLVEPTSGNMGLGLVLFAIQRGYRLIAVMPAKYSLDKQILLRFMGAELYLTDPALGFPGMFDKVEQLRKQLPNVHVLNQVTNKANSEAHFRLTGPEIWKDTAGKVDVFVAGSGTGGTVSGVGKYLKMQKPGVKIICVEPAESPVISGGAPGKHKIQGVGPGFLPEVLDTSVIDETVTVSTEEAMANARRLAREEGLLVGISSGANLAACLKVASRQENKGKMIVTVFPSGGERYINSDLFADVREECIAMTF; encoded by the exons ATGGATGGCGAGGAGGTTGGCAGGAGGGGTATTCCTACTCTGCTGAAGCCGTCTTCCTCCTCCAGCGACGGCAGTGCCGGGGAACAAGAGCACATCGCTTCTGACGTCACTCAG CTCATAGGATGGACGCCGCTGGTCGAATTGAAGCGAATCGCCAGCGAGGCTGGGATCGATGCGCGGATCGTCGGCAAGATGGAGGCTTACCAGCCACTTTGCTCCATCAAGGACCGCTCTGCTTTGAG AATGATAGAGGATGCTGAGGAGAGGGGATTGATTTCGCCTGGAGTCACAACACTGGTGGAGCCGACGAGTGGTAACATGGGGTTAGGGTTGGTCCTCTTCGCTATTCAGAGAGGTTACAGGCTCATTGCAGTCATGCCGGCTAAATACTCGCTTGACAAGCAGATCTTGCTGAGGTTCATGGGCGCGGAGCTATACTTAACTG ATCCGGCCCTTGGCTTTCCGGGCATGTTTGACAAAGTTGAACAGCTCCGAAAACAGCTGCCAAATGTACATGTTCTGAACCAAGTCACGAACAAAGCGAATTCTGAAGCCCACTTCAGATTGACCG GGCCTGAGATCTGGAAGGACACGGCAGGCAAGGTGGATGTATTCGTAGCCGGTTCAGGCACAGGAGGCACTGTTTCTGGCGTCGGGAAGTATCTGAAGATGCAAAAGCCAGGCGTCAAGATCATCTGCGTTGAGCCTGCAGAAAGCCCAGTGATTTCAG GTGGCGCGCCTGGCAAGCATAAAATCCAGGGAGTAGGCCCAGGGTTTCTACCTGAAGTTCTGGACACCTCGGTCATCGACGAGACCGTCACCGTGAGCACCGAGGAGGCCATGGCGAATGCGAGGAGGCTGGCCAGGGAAGAGGGCCTGCTCGTGGGCATTTCTTCCGGAGCAAACCTGGCAGCTTGTTTGAAG GTCGCTTCGAGACAGGAGAACAAGGGCAAGATGATCGTCACTGTGTTCCCAAGTGGCGGCGAGAGATACATCAACTCCGACCTCTTTGCAGATGTGCGAGAGGAGTGCATTGCCATGACATTTTGA